Within the Nocardioides humi genome, the region TCGGGCTTGGTGTAGAAGGAGCCGTGCAGGTCGATCTGCGACAGCCAGTCCATGACCCACTTGAAGTACTTCGGCCCCTCGTGCATGCGGGCCATCTGGCGGGTGAAGACCGACGGCCCGATCTTGCCCAGGATGTCCATGAACAGCGGGTCGTAGTCCTGGTGCTCGAGCCGGTCCGGGTTGCCGGCGGCGATCCGTCGGGCCAGCGGCCCCGCCTCGAGCGGCACCCGGCCGAGCCCGGGGACCTCATACCGCGGCGACTTCGCCCAGGAGTACTTGCCCGCCTGGCGCGCCGAGGCCGGGTCGAGCGGGACGGTCTCGCCCTCCCAGGGGTGCAGCGGGCGGTCACCCTTGAAGTAGGAGTGCGTGACGTCCTCCGCGACGCGGAGGTGGTCGTACTCGAAGTGCTTCCCGTCGGCGTAGACGCCCGACCGGCCGATCAGCGCGTCGTTCCGGCCGTCCACGGTCGGGTTCTCGTACAGCTCCGGCTGGAAGTAGGTCCCGGAGGCGATGTAGTTGCCGACACCGCCGCCGTACTTGTCGAGGCCGACGTCGAGGCAGTAGCGGATGAAGAAGCCGCAGTCGGAGTTGTACTGCGCCTCGTTCTCCTCGACCCAGGCGAGCATGTCCTCCCAGGTCTTGATCTCCAGCCACCGGTCGACGGAGCAGCCCAGCCATTCCGCCTCCAGCCAGTTGTCCTTCCAGTGGTTGAGGATCGCCGTGGCCCGGGTGACGTCGACCAGGCTGGGCGCGCTCATCACGCCACCCGGCACCATGAAGGAGCTGTGCGGCCACTGACCGCCGAACATCGCGT harbors:
- a CDS encoding nickel-dependent hydrogenase large subunit; the encoded protein is MTSTDLFVSPLGRVEGDLDVRVTIEDGVVTSAWTEAAMFRGFEIILRGKDPQAGLIVTPRICGICGGSHLYKACYALDTAWKTHVPQNATLVRNIAQACETLQSIPRYFYALFAIDLVNKNYAKSPLYDEAVRRFAPYVGTSYQKGVVLSNKPVEVYAMFGGQWPHSSFMVPGGVMSAPSLVDVTRATAILNHWKDNWLEAEWLGCSVDRWLEIKTWEDMLAWVEENEAQYNSDCGFFIRYCLDVGLDKYGGGVGNYIASGTYFQPELYENPTVDGRNDALIGRSGVYADGKHFEYDHLRVAEDVTHSYFKGDRPLHPWEGETVPLDPASARQAGKYSWAKSPRYEVPGLGRVPLEAGPLARRIAAGNPDRLEHQDYDPLFMDILGKIGPSVFTRQMARMHEGPKYFKWVMDWLSQIDLHGSFYTKPEEPVSGKGYGGTEAARGFLSDWIVIEDGKIENYQVITPTAWNIGPRDAEEQLGPIEKALVGAPIVDMEDPVELGHVARSFDSCLVCTVHAYDGKTGRELNKFVVNGML